From the Candidatus Nitrosocosmicus arcticus genome, one window contains:
- a CDS encoding ABC transporter substrate-binding protein, protein MTALFAIVLCSSENYAFSQMNKTGGYADQVKFIRFSNENVAYQEVTNGHLDSYFFQIPLHLVESAKKNSNLEVFEKEGLSYGLLINPYNASQTFNPFSIKEIRFAMNFLIDRNFIVNNILKGFSNPIVEPYGPTSPEYHNVIPVVDPLKIHYDLTLATKSIKDSMIKAGAIMDGTGKYTLNGKAVLVKILIRNDDLLRKSFGDFVASEVEKVGFTVVKEYGDLTKANRVVYGSDPADLEWNVYTESYISSSFSRYNPTTVSQMYAPWFGNMPGSQNPVFWQYSNSTIDDLTQKLVFNNFTSEIERNNLLRQAESAGLQEAVRLFFARSFDPYISSSKISGLINDYSAGIANKLSLINAIKNNTDNSTLNIGMKEVYQGAWNNVKGCTDFYCRIIYSLVADTPTISNPYSGDPEPSRNMWTYLFSKGPTDTVIVPSDALTWNPFNQSWDKNKNQSNSALTKVTMTPLFSNWHNGELMDKYDLLYSYYFPFEWSTDTKNNDKTFDAEYSSLIFPTLSLIKGIKFYDNNTFDTYVDLWHYDKKLVPSYGTLWPSEPWEITAATERLVADNKLSYSKSDANIKHIDQLSLNLPVQSELIKRELIKMSNENYVPNPLKGLISLEYALERYKSSIDWINIHHNAVIGNGPYYLETFNPTGGVVTLNAFRDNTYPFKTGIYSDFENPPELRIDRINIPKFLKIGDPYDFDLLLGLNNLSNGSNSFSGIIDHFISDRNNKIVVEGSTVINNISNNHSDSKGQHQLDESGAVTISLNASQTQELIPGPAKIKLIITSTESPKPLIQENTLIARP, encoded by the coding sequence TGGAGGCTATGCTGACCAAGTTAAATTTATAAGATTTTCTAATGAAAATGTTGCGTACCAGGAAGTGACTAATGGTCACCTTGACAGTTATTTTTTCCAAATTCCTCTGCATCTTGTTGAATCAGCTAAAAAGAATTCAAATCTAGAAGTGTTTGAGAAGGAGGGTCTTTCTTATGGTTTGTTAATAAATCCTTATAATGCGAGCCAAACTTTCAATCCTTTCTCAATCAAAGAAATAAGATTTGCAATGAATTTCTTGATCGATAGGAACTTTATAGTAAATAATATTTTAAAGGGTTTCAGCAATCCCATCGTAGAGCCGTACGGACCCACATCTCCTGAATACCATAATGTGATACCTGTAGTAGATCCATTGAAAATCCATTATGACTTAACCCTTGCTACTAAAAGTATCAAGGACTCTATGATAAAGGCGGGAGCAATTATGGATGGAACAGGTAAGTATACCCTAAATGGAAAAGCCGTGCTGGTTAAGATATTGATTAGAAATGACGATTTGTTAAGAAAATCTTTCGGTGATTTTGTTGCATCTGAGGTTGAAAAAGTCGGATTTACGGTCGTGAAGGAATACGGTGATTTGACAAAAGCCAATAGAGTTGTTTATGGATCAGACCCGGCAGATTTGGAATGGAATGTTTATACCGAATCATACATTTCTAGTTCATTCTCAAGGTATAATCCAACAACTGTTAGTCAAATGTATGCTCCGTGGTTTGGAAATATGCCAGGATCTCAGAATCCCGTCTTTTGGCAGTATTCCAATTCAACAATCGATGACCTAACACAAAAGCTCGTTTTTAACAATTTTACTTCTGAAATAGAACGAAATAATTTGTTAAGACAAGCGGAGTCGGCAGGTTTGCAAGAAGCAGTGCGCCTCTTTTTTGCAAGATCCTTTGATCCATACATTTCCTCATCAAAAATTAGTGGCCTGATTAACGACTATTCTGCCGGCATTGCTAATAAATTGTCATTGATAAACGCTATAAAAAACAATACCGATAATTCTACACTCAATATAGGGATGAAAGAAGTATATCAAGGAGCCTGGAACAATGTTAAGGGTTGCACAGATTTTTATTGTAGGATCATTTATTCACTTGTTGCTGACACTCCAACGATATCTAATCCTTATTCTGGCGACCCTGAACCCTCTAGAAATATGTGGACCTATCTGTTCTCAAAAGGGCCTACTGATACTGTCATAGTTCCAAGCGATGCCCTTACCTGGAACCCATTTAATCAAAGTTGGGATAAGAACAAAAATCAAAGTAATTCTGCATTAACCAAAGTTACTATGACACCTTTGTTCTCAAATTGGCATAATGGGGAACTCATGGATAAGTATGATCTCTTGTACTCTTATTATTTTCCATTCGAATGGTCCACTGATACTAAAAATAACGATAAGACCTTTGATGCCGAATATTCCAGTTTAATTTTTCCAACTTTGTCCCTGATTAAAGGAATAAAATTCTATGACAACAACACATTTGATACCTATGTCGATCTTTGGCATTATGACAAAAAATTAGTCCCCTCTTACGGGACCTTATGGCCTTCTGAACCATGGGAAATTACTGCCGCTACGGAACGATTGGTTGCGGATAATAAATTGTCTTATTCAAAATCTGATGCTAATATTAAACATATAGATCAGTTATCTCTGAATCTTCCAGTGCAATCCGAATTGATAAAACGAGAGTTGATTAAGATGTCTAATGAAAATTATGTGCCCAATCCTTTGAAAGGTTTGATAAGTTTGGAGTATGCACTTGAACGCTACAAGTCATCAATAGACTGGATTAATATTCATCACAATGCAGTCATTGGTAACGGGCCTTATTATTTGGAAACTTTCAATCCTACTGGAGGGGTTGTAACCTTGAATGCGTTTAGAGATAATACATATCCGTTCAAGACAGGAATATACTCTGACTTCGAAAACCCTCCTGAACTACGCATTGATAGGATTAACATTCCAAAGTTCCTAAAAATAGGAGATCCATATGATTTTGACTTGCTTTTAGGTCTTAACAATCTATCTAATGGATCAAATAGTTTTAGTGGGATCATTGATCATTTCATTTCTGACAGAAATAATAAAATCGTAGTCGAAGGTTCTACTGTGATAAATAATATCTCTAATAATCATTCTGATAGTAAAGGTCAACATCAGCTGGATGAATCTGGGGCTGTTACCATATCCTTGAATGCAAGTCAGACACAGGAACTTATACCAGGTCCAGCGAAAATAAAACTTATCATTACTTCTACAGAGTCACCAAAACCGCTGATCCAAGAAAATACCTTGATTGCCAGGCCTTGA